ATTCTTTCGAGTTATCTCATTGGTGCTATTCCATTTGGCATAGTTGTTTCGAAGCTGAGCAGGGGGATGGATATCAGGGGATATGGTAGTGGCAGGATAGGCGCCACTAACGTGATTCGCACGGCTGGCGGCAGGGCGGGGGTTCTTACCATGGGGCTTGATGTGGCGAAGGGCTCTGTGGCTGTGGTGATTGCCTGGTGCCTGTTACATACTCCTGTCGCCCAAGTTGTAGCTGCTATGTCAGCGATGATTGGACATAATTGGTCAGTGTACATCAAGTTCCAAGGAGGTCGGGGGGTGGCCACCTTCGTTGGCGGTTTGGCGGCTATGTATTGGCCTGTTGGGTTGGGAGTTTCGGCAATTGTGCTTTCTGTTGCCGCATTAAGTCGGTATATGTCACTGGGTAGTATTTTAGGCACAGTTACTGCCTTTCTGGTGATGCTTTCTCTGGTAATCTTGGAGAAGCAGCCAGTGGCATATCTGATCTATTGTGGGTTGGCAGGGTGCATGATTCTGTTTCAACACCGTGACAATATCCGGCGGCTCTGCGCTGGTAATGAGCGCAAATTGGGTGAGAAGTCTGAAGTCAGGGAAACGGAGCGTGGTAGCGCGGGAAATGAACATGGCAACTCCGATTGAGATCAGTTTCGGTTATGAATGACCTTGAGGATAGCCGTTGACCGTTGTTTTTATTTAGGAACAAGGCTGATGAAGTTACAGATCTCACGGAAAAGTTGGTGGGGAAGGCTGAGGCTTGACTTCGTTTCTTTGAACCGTGGATAATACTTGAAGTTTCGTCAGGGGAGGGGTGCGAAGTTGGGAAGAAGATATTAGGCCCAGATAAGGGGTGAGGAATGTCTAAAGCCGCTATTATTGGCAGTGCCAGTTGGGGCACTGCTCTAGGAGTAATCCTGGCTCGCAGGGGGATTTGGGTAAAACTGTGGGCGCGGGATAAGGAGACTGCAGATAAACTCAATCTAGCAAGAGAGAATGTTACTTATTTGCCTGGCCCCAAGTTTCCCTCTCGTCTTTCCGCTACAAGTTCTCTGGAAGAGGCGATGGACAAGGCAGACGGGGTTATCCTTGCCGTGCCATCTGGAACCATGCGTTCCAACATAAAGCAGGTAAGGGACTATCTTAACGATTCGAGCCTTATTGTTAGTGCTGCAAAGGGGCTGGAGGTGGGTAGTGGCAAACGCATGTCTCAGGTCATTGCCGAAGAGATTGATGCTCGATTCCACAACAATATTTGTGTTCTGTCTGGTCCTAATATAGCCCATGAGGCTGCCCAAGGTCTGCTGTCAGTGACAGTAATTGCTGCTCGCGATGCGGCGGTGGCTGAGAGGGCAAAGCAATTGATCAATTCAAATCAGTTCTATGTTTTTACTAGCACAGATGTGATAGGAGTGGAGCTAGGTGGTGCCCTTAAGAATGTTATTACTTTGGGCGTTGGCATGCTGGATGGGTTAGGCAATGGAAGCAACGCCAAAGCAGCCCTCATGATTAGGGGACTGAGTGAGGTGATTGTCTTAGGTACGACTTTTGGTGCTAATCCTCTTACCTTTATTGGGCTGAGTGGCTTAGGGGATCTAGTTGTTACCTCTTTCAGCCCTCTCAGTCGCAACTACTATGTAGGTAAAGAGATTGCCAAGGGGCGCTCTGTGCAGGAGATAGTGGCATCAATGCCCCACGTAGCTGAGGGTGTTAGTACTGCTCTTGCTGCTTGGCAATTGGGACAGAAAGCGGGCCTTAGTTTACCTATTATAGAAAAGGTTTATAAGGTGCTCTACGAAGGACTTGATGTGAGGAAAGCGGCGAGTGAACTGCTGGAGTACCCGGCGGATGGAGAATCTCTGGAAGTCACGAAGCTGCTCCGCTTCCTGCTCGATTACCTTAGGATTAGATGGTATCAACCGGGGACTTTCCTGCCAGAGCCAGAAGAGACAGAAGATAAAGGAGAGACCAAGTAAGCTCTTGCCAGTGAGGAGCCTTCCCTGCGTTATTTTGGGGATTTTTTGATTCGGTTAAGGAATCCCTTTTTCCCTGCTTGTTCGGTGGTCTCTGCTGATCCCAGGCTTTTAGCCAACTCAAGAAATAGCTTGTGTTGCTCCTCATTCAATCTGTCAGGAGTGACCACTCTAATCTTGACTAACTGATCTCCCCTGCCGGAGCGATTGACGTAAGGTATACCCTTTCCTTTTAGTTGAATGACCGTATCTGCCTGAGTACCAGGACTGATCTTAAGACCAACTCTACCGTCCAGGGTGGGAACTTCTACCTCATCTCCCAAGGCCGCTTGGGCGAAGTTAATTGGCAACTCGTAAAGGATGTTGTTATCGCCGTCACGTTTGAATAATTCATGCTCTTCTACTGAAAGGGAGATGTACAGGCTACCCGCAGGACCTCCCCACATTCCCGCATCACCTTCTCTCCTGAGGCGTAACTGGTAGCGGTTCTCCACACCGGGAGGGATTTTCACTGTTATGGTGCGTTGTTTTTGCTCCCTGCCTGTGCCCTGACACTGACTGCACGGCCGCTCAATGATGCTCCCCTCTCCGTAGCAGTGTTCGCATATGGCTCTGTTAACAAAGCGCCCAAAGATGCTCTGCTGTACCCGCCGCACCTCGCCCATGCCATTGCAGTGCGGACATTTTACCTGTTGGCTCCCCGGTTCACCGCCTCTGCCAAGGCAGCGGGAGCAGGCTTCTGTTCGCAAGGCGTCAACATGTTTCTCGCAGCCGAAGGCTGCCTCTACGAAAGAAATGCTGAGTTCATGATGCAGGTTAGTTCCTTGTTGCGGTACACGCCGTCTTTCTTGAGCAGCACCGGCAAAGAAGGCATCGAAGATGTCCCCTAGGCCAGTAACGAAGTCTCCAAAACCATCGAAACCACGCCCGTTGTCCAAATGCCCGAAGTGGTCATAAGTAGCCCGCTTTTGGGCATTGCTCAGGACTTGATATGCCCCGCTTATCTCCTTGAATCTCTCTGCTGCTCCATCATGATGGTTGTGATCAGGATGGTACTGGAATGCCAGCTTTCGGAAGGCCTTCTTAATGTCATCCTGGGTGGCATCTCTGGGCACACCCAGTAATTCGTAATAGTCTTTCTTTAGAGCCATATTTGCCTAACTGAGTAACCTGATTTCATCATAAACTTTCGATGCGTGAAAGGTCAAGCCTCCTCAAAGGCACACATGAACAGGGGTGAACATGTGCTGTAAGTCTGATATGCGGTACTACCCTTTAGCAAGGTCCTGGGAGAGAGTCAAATACTTTGATATGCTCTTATAAGCACAATCCTTGCCTTATCGGCTGTTGTTTTGGGAGGGGAAACCAGAGTGGGGTGGAGATATATCATTAATGTAAATTCATGAGTAACCGCTTCCCTTTTTGCGGCTTTTGTGCTATAGTGGTGGCAATACGCCGTTGTTAGGTTGAGGGATATGTCAAGTCGCTTTGAGAAATTCTCCGAACGGGCACGTCGTGCTCTCACCTACGCTCAAGAGGAAGCGCAGAGATTTAATCACAACTATATTGGCACAGAACATATATTGCTGGGGCTGGTTCGTGAGAGTGAGGGCGTTGCTGCGAAGGTGCTTACCAACCTTGATGTTGACCTGAACAAGGTGCGCTCTGCTGTGGAGTTTATCATTGGGCGTGGTGGTAAGACGGGTTCTGCTGAGGTTGGGCTTACCCCAAGGGCGAAGAGGGTCATCGAGCTTGCTGTGGATGAAGCACGTCGCCTCAACCATAGCTATGTTGGCACTGAACACCTTCTCTTGGGGCTGCTACGGGAGGAGGGTGGAGTGGCTGGTGGGGTATTGGAGAGTCTGGGTGTTAACCTAGAGCGTGCTCGTGCTGAGACTACTCGCGTTCTTAACCAGGGTGCTGTTCAAGGTCAACAGGGGACTCGCAGCACCAGTCGCACTCCTACTTTAGACCAGTTAGGTCTGGATTTGACTGCCATGGCTCGGGCTGGGAAGCTCGATCCAGTTGTCGGGCGAGAGAAGGAGATCCAGCGAGTAATCCAGATTCTTGCGAGACGTACCAAGAATAACCCTGTACTTATTGGTGAGCCGGGAGTGGGGAAAACTGCCATAGTTGAATTACTGGCTCATCGTATAGTTGCCGGGGAAGTGCCTCATACACTGCAAGGAAAGCGAGTGGTGACTCTAGATATGGGCTCACTGGTAGCTGGCACAAAGTACCGCGGCGAGTTCGAGGAGAGACTGAAGAAGGTAATTGAGGAGCTCAAGGCTGCTGGCAATTGTGTACTGTTTATTGATGAGATGCATACCATAGTTGGCGCTGGTGCTGCTGAAGGCGCTGTTGATGCTGCCAATATTCTTAAACCTTCTCTGGCTCGAGGTGAGCTACAGTGCATTGGAGCTACCACTCTTGATGATTATCGAAAACATGTAGAGAAGGACGCTGGTCTGGAGCGTCGCTTTCAACCTGTTATAGTAGATGAGCCATCTGTAGAACAGGCTATAAA
This DNA window, taken from Chloroflexota bacterium, encodes the following:
- the plsY gene encoding glycerol-3-phosphate 1-O-acyltransferase PlsY, whose product is MVNSIMVLLKFAVLILSSYLIGAIPFGIVVSKLSRGMDIRGYGSGRIGATNVIRTAGGRAGVLTMGLDVAKGSVAVVIAWCLLHTPVAQVVAAMSAMIGHNWSVYIKFQGGRGVATFVGGLAAMYWPVGLGVSAIVLSVAALSRYMSLGSILGTVTAFLVMLSLVILEKQPVAYLIYCGLAGCMILFQHRDNIRRLCAGNERKLGEKSEVRETERGSAGNEHGNSD
- a CDS encoding NAD(P)-dependent glycerol-3-phosphate dehydrogenase; its protein translation is MSKAAIIGSASWGTALGVILARRGIWVKLWARDKETADKLNLARENVTYLPGPKFPSRLSATSSLEEAMDKADGVILAVPSGTMRSNIKQVRDYLNDSSLIVSAAKGLEVGSGKRMSQVIAEEIDARFHNNICVLSGPNIAHEAAQGLLSVTVIAARDAAVAERAKQLINSNQFYVFTSTDVIGVELGGALKNVITLGVGMLDGLGNGSNAKAALMIRGLSEVIVLGTTFGANPLTFIGLSGLGDLVVTSFSPLSRNYYVGKEIAKGRSVQEIVASMPHVAEGVSTALAAWQLGQKAGLSLPIIEKVYKVLYEGLDVRKAASELLEYPADGESLEVTKLLRFLLDYLRIRWYQPGTFLPEPEETEDKGETK
- the dnaJ gene encoding molecular chaperone DnaJ, with translation MALKKDYYELLGVPRDATQDDIKKAFRKLAFQYHPDHNHHDGAAERFKEISGAYQVLSNAQKRATYDHFGHLDNGRGFDGFGDFVTGLGDIFDAFFAGAAQERRRVPQQGTNLHHELSISFVEAAFGCEKHVDALRTEACSRCLGRGGEPGSQQVKCPHCNGMGEVRRVQQSIFGRFVNRAICEHCYGEGSIIERPCSQCQGTGREQKQRTITVKIPPGVENRYQLRLRREGDAGMWGGPAGSLYISLSVEEHELFKRDGDNNILYELPINFAQAALGDEVEVPTLDGRVGLKISPGTQADTVIQLKGKGIPYVNRSGRGDQLVKIRVVTPDRLNEEQHKLFLELAKSLGSAETTEQAGKKGFLNRIKKSPK